The following are encoded together in the Daphnia magna isolate NIES linkage group LG8, ASM2063170v1.1, whole genome shotgun sequence genome:
- the LOC116928465 gene encoding uncharacterized protein LOC116928465 yields the protein MESFKRDGQPNMIKNRKKRVTKPTDYKELSSSTECGRVMTIKRAQPKQTTKVLPPIIPVQFAERNARSKAKCSKKGQTNHITPGPGEKLINQKPNVSKQPTEALSAKGSTRAAPSLSSGSLSSGEEYASEDEAMPNINLVSSIINQSEDSLGDGDDDDLSQDEIEDEMEEEADQLVKSDERSESNG from the exons ATGGAATCTTTTAAACGTGATGGTCAGCCGAATATGATAAAaaataggaagaaaagagTCACCAAACCCACGGATTATAAAGAACTTTCATCCTCAACTGAATGTGGACGTGTCATGACCATTAAGCGTGCTCAACCGAAACAAACCACAAAGGTTTTGCCTCCCATCATTCCAGTGCAATTTG CCGAAAGAAATGCGCGCTCCAAAGCAAAATGTAGCAAGAAAGGCCAAACAAACCATATTACACCAG GCCCTGGGGAAAAGCTGATCAACCAGAAACCGAATGTTTCAAAGCAGCCTACAGAAGCATTATCTGCCAAGGGCTCAacaa gagCTGCCCCATCGCTATCTTCAGGTAGTCTATCATCTGGTGAAGAATATGCCAGTGAGGATGAAGCAATGCCAAATATTAACTTAGTATCATCGATCATCAATCAATCGGAAGATTCTCTGGGTGATGGGGACGACGATGACTTATCCCAAGACGAGATAGAAgatgaaatggaagaagaagctgaCCAACTAGTAAAATCGGATGAAAGAAGTGAGTCAAATGGGTAA